The genomic window ACCTTCAGCCATAAAGAAACCTTGCTTTTCTTCTTGCGCCCGTATAACTGCTAAAGACAATTCTTTTTTATTCATCTGACTGTAACAAGGAATTTTTAATTCTTTAGCGTAAGCATAAATTTCTTTCAATGTTTTTTTTTCTAGTTGTTCAACAGTCAATATCTCACTCATATTTTCGACTCCTATATTATAGTGTGTTCAGTTTCTATCATCTTAACGTCCGCACCTAAATCAGTTAATTTTCTAATAATATCATCATAGCCTCTTAAAATATTTTCTACGCCCGTAATCGTAGTTGTTCCTTCCGCCATTAATCCAGCTATTATCAAACAAGCACCTGCTCGCAAGTCACTTGCCTCGACTTCTACACCTTTTAACTCGCATGGACCCTCTAAAAGGATTAAATCTCCTTCTACACGTGCTTTTGCGCCCATACGAACTAATTCTGGAATATGCTTCACACGCTTAGTATATATCGTATCTAAAACTGTTGATTTCCCTATTGTTTTTAGTATTAACGGCGTTAAAGGCTGCTGTAAATCTGTTGCAAACCCTGGATATGGGAGCGTTTTTACATTGATTGGCTTTAATGGAAGTTGCGCTTCTTTCACACGAATATTGTCTTCTCCAATGGTCATGGGAACACCCATTTCTTCCATCTTTGCCACTAATCCTTCTAAGTGTTCTACAATAACATTTTGAACCGTAATATCTGTTCCAATTGCTCCAGCTAAAGCTAAATAAGTTCCAGCTTCAATTCTATCTGGTATAACAATATGTCTGCAACCATGAAGTTCGTCGACTCCTTCAATACGAATAACACCCGTTCCTGCTCCTCGAACCTTTGCACCCATATTATTTAACAGTGTTGCTACATCAATAATTTCAGGTTCACGAGCAGCGTTTTCTATGATGGTTGTTCCTTTTGCCTTAACAGCAGCAAGCATCACATTAAGTGTTGCTCCTATAGAAACGACGTCTAAATAGATACGAGTCCCTTTTAGTCCTTCTACAGGAGTTCTAAGATACATCGCTCCTAATTCATTCTCAACTATTGCTCCTAACGCTCGAAAGCCTTTTAAATGTTGATCTATTGGACGAGGTCCTAAAAAGCAGCCGCCCGGTAAACCAACGACACCTTGTCCGTATTTAGTTAACAAAGCGCCCATAAAATAATAAGACGCACGCAAACTTTGTATTTTACCACTTGGCATAGGAATTGAAACCATTTCTGTTGGGTCAATAATTAATGTTGAGCCATCAAAATTTGTTTTAACGTGCATACTATTTAAAATTTCAATCAATGAATGCACATCTTGAATATTTGGCACTCCTTCTAAAGTAACTGGAGAATCAGCTAGGATTGAAGCTGGAATTAAAGCAACGACACTATTTTTAGCCCCGTTGATTGTAACTGATCCACTTAACTTCTTTCCTCCGTTAATAACTATTTTTTTCATTGTCATACCTCACTTTATTAGTTTACCTATTTTTATTGGCTATTGTTTTAAATATTTATTTCACTATTTCTTATAGTAAAAATCACTGGCTTCTACTTTTTTCATTTTTAAATAAATGATTATATTTATTTATGTGTAATGGAACCACTACTCTATAGATGAAAAGTTCACTCCTATTATCTAATGAGGTTCAAAATTTATTATTTAAATTAGTAATAATCTGAGAAAAAACACTTCAGTGGTGAATAACTTTATTTTTTATTAAACACTGATTCATGTTACTATACTATTGTTTAATATACAATTATTATTATATGGATACTCATTTAAACAATCTAGGCAAAAATTTTCCTGTTGATAAAGCGATAAAAAAAGAGCACAAACAATCGTTGGATTGTCCGTGCTCTTTTTTTATCACTTTTCCAGATTAAAATTAAGCTTTGTTTGATGAACCAAAACGTTGCATAGTTATTTTAACTGTAGCAATAATTCTTGCTTTACCTGGTGCAATAACTTTACGAGGATCGTAAACTTTATCGTCAGTAGCTAATTTTTCACGAACGCCTGCAGTCCAAACTTGTTGTAACTCGGTGTTCACATTGATTTTAGAGTGACCATTTTCAATAGCTTTTTTAATTTGGAATTCTGGAATTCCAGATCCACCATGCAATACTAATGGAGCATGAGTTAAGTCAGAAATTTCTTTCATTTCGTCAAAACCTAAAACAGGCTCGCCTTCGTAGTCGCCATGAACAGAACCTAAAGCTGCTGCTAAGGCGTCAATGTTTGCTTCTTTAACCATACGTAGACATTCTTTAGGATCAGCATACTGAACTCCGCCAGTAACGCCATCTTCGGTTCCGCCAACTGTTCCTACTTCAGCTTCTACAGAAGCACCTTTTGAATGAGCATATTCAACAACTTTTTTCGTTGCAGCAATATTTTCATCAATTGGGAACGCTGAGTTGTCGATCATTACAGAAGAATAACCAGCATCAATAGCTGTTTTACAGTTTTCAAATGAAGAACCATGGTCTAAATGTAATGCAACAGGAACAGTAATGTTCATTGTTTCCATTAAAGCTTCAGTCATTGCAGCAACAACTAATGGGCCACCCATGTATTTCCCAGCGCCTTCAGATACTCCTAAAATTACTGGAGAGTTTTCTGCTTGTGCTGCTTCTAAAACGGCTTGTGTCCATTCAAGGTTGTTAATGTTGAATTGACCAACCGCGTATTTACCTTCTAATGCCTTATTTAACATATCTGTCATACTAACTAAACGACTCATATATTTTTCCTCCTTAAGGAAAGGTTTTATTTGTCAAGGTCTTTCCTTGACCAACATTACTATTATACCAAATAAAATAAATAATTCCTAGACTTAAACCATCAATTCTCATGATAAAATAAGAAAAGAATCGAATTTTACTGTTGGTTTTTCAATGACGC from Carnobacterium iners includes these protein-coding regions:
- a CDS encoding UDP-N-acetylglucosamine 1-carboxyvinyltransferase → MKKIVINGGKKLSGSVTINGAKNSVVALIPASILADSPVTLEGVPNIQDVHSLIEILNSMHVKTNFDGSTLIIDPTEMVSIPMPSGKIQSLRASYYFMGALLTKYGQGVVGLPGGCFLGPRPIDQHLKGFRALGAIVENELGAMYLRTPVEGLKGTRIYLDVVSIGATLNVMLAAVKAKGTTIIENAAREPEIIDVATLLNNMGAKVRGAGTGVIRIEGVDELHGCRHIVIPDRIEAGTYLALAGAIGTDITVQNVIVEHLEGLVAKMEEMGVPMTIGEDNIRVKEAQLPLKPINVKTLPYPGFATDLQQPLTPLILKTIGKSTVLDTIYTKRVKHIPELVRMGAKARVEGDLILLEGPCELKGVEVEASDLRAGACLIIAGLMAEGTTTITGVENILRGYDDIIRKLTDLGADVKMIETEHTII
- the fba gene encoding class II fructose-1,6-bisphosphate aldolase, translated to MSRLVSMTDMLNKALEGKYAVGQFNINNLEWTQAVLEAAQAENSPVILGVSEGAGKYMGGPLVVAAMTEALMETMNITVPVALHLDHGSSFENCKTAIDAGYSSVMIDNSAFPIDENIAATKKVVEYAHSKGASVEAEVGTVGGTEDGVTGGVQYADPKECLRMVKEANIDALAAALGSVHGDYEGEPVLGFDEMKEISDLTHAPLVLHGGSGIPEFQIKKAIENGHSKINVNTELQQVWTAGVREKLATDDKVYDPRKVIAPGKARIIATVKITMQRFGSSNKA